A genomic segment from Desulfonatronum lacustre DSM 10312 encodes:
- a CDS encoding NAD(P)H-dependent oxidoreductase — protein MYAIAVNGSPRKGGNTEFLLNRVLEPLAKAGWETELVQVDGQNIPGSVYRNMGSGRDKGEVEKDAEGLGNMKNLGQVIAWLGQAIQPHVGSFPALAVCPEIRATLRIPDDHAIGYALLFGRPAVQYHRPVKRRPARVNMLGLGDPSKSF, from the coding sequence ATGTACGCCATCGCAGTCAACGGTAGCCCTCGCAAGGGCGGCAACACGGAATTCCTCTTGAATCGCGTCCTCGAACCCCTGGCCAAGGCAGGCTGGGAGACGGAATTAGTCCAGGTCGACGGGCAAAATATCCCCGGCTCGGTCTACAGAAACATGGGCTCTGGTCGGGACAAGGGCGAGGTGGAAAAGGACGCCGAGGGGCTTGGCAACATGAAGAATCTTGGTCAGGTTATCGCCTGGCTGGGTCAGGCGATACAACCGCATGTGGGCAGCTTCCCGGCCCTGGCCGTCTGTCCGGAAATCCGGGCCACCCTGCGCATCCCGGACGATCACGCCATCGGCTACGCCTTGCTCTTCGGACGCCCGGCGGTGCAATACCACCGCCCCGTCAAGCGGAGGCCGGCCAGGGTCAACATGCTTGGGTTAGGAGACCCTTCAAAATCATTTTGA
- a CDS encoding phosphoadenosine phosphosulfate reductase family protein, whose amino-acid sequence MLHEKILQSRHILEQVLAGHGPERTAVAWTGGKDSTVVLWLWRSLLQERGMAPCRAVNLDTGLKFPEVLALRDQVAREWDVDLHVQRPDIPLDGYPVAQDKLACCRDLKIFPLQRAVGDLGLSALLTGLRRDESASRSGRKPMELREAPDYLQVNPILDWTEMDIWACIMEQGLPYCTLYTQGYRSLGCIPCTAMPDQAAGGGERAGRDQDKERQMETLRSLGYF is encoded by the coding sequence ATGCTTCACGAAAAAATTCTCCAATCCCGGCACATCCTTGAACAGGTTCTGGCCGGACACGGTCCTGAACGGACCGCCGTGGCCTGGACCGGGGGAAAGGATTCCACCGTGGTCCTCTGGCTGTGGCGTTCTTTGCTTCAGGAGCGTGGCATGGCTCCCTGCCGGGCCGTGAATCTGGATACCGGGCTGAAGTTTCCCGAGGTGCTGGCCTTGCGCGATCAGGTGGCCCGGGAGTGGGATGTTGACCTGCACGTGCAGCGCCCGGACATCCCTTTGGATGGTTATCCCGTGGCCCAAGACAAGCTGGCCTGTTGCCGTGATCTGAAAATTTTCCCTTTACAGCGGGCCGTCGGCGATCTCGGCCTGTCCGCCCTGCTCACCGGGCTGCGCCGGGACGAATCGGCCAGCCGAAGCGGGCGCAAGCCCATGGAGCTTCGCGAAGCCCCGGACTATCTCCAGGTCAACCCGATCCTGGACTGGACGGAAATGGACATTTGGGCCTGCATCATGGAACAAGGGCTGCCGTATTGCACGCTCTACACCCAAGGCTACCGCTCCCTGGGTTGCATTCCCTGTACCGCGATGCCGGATCAGGCCGCGGGAGGGGGGGAGCGGGCCGGCAGGGATCAGGATAAGGAACGGCAAATGGAAACACTGCGGAGTCTGGGATACTTCTGA
- a CDS encoding NAD(P)H-dependent oxidoreductase, producing the protein MNISIILAHPDKASFNHAIAATVVKQIESNGHAVSFHDLYAENFDPLLVCGEIPKHAVLPESVKSHCEEIRQADGIVVIHPNWWGQPPAVLKGWIDRVIRPGIAYEFLEGDSGEGVPRGLLKAQVAVVFNTSNTTPERERQVFGDPLETIWRNCVFGLCGVGEFHRRTFGMVVTSTESERKAWLEEARSLLDGIFPKTASSDLPARQ; encoded by the coding sequence ATGAACATTTCGATCATTCTTGCTCATCCTGACAAGGCAAGCTTCAACCATGCAATCGCGGCGACCGTTGTCAAGCAGATCGAAAGCAATGGACACGCCGTGTCTTTTCACGACCTCTATGCGGAGAATTTTGATCCTTTGCTTGTTTGCGGGGAGATTCCGAAGCATGCCGTATTGCCGGAGTCGGTCAAAAGCCATTGCGAGGAAATCCGACAAGCCGACGGCATTGTTGTCATCCATCCCAACTGGTGGGGGCAGCCCCCGGCAGTCCTGAAGGGCTGGATCGACCGGGTGATCCGGCCGGGGATTGCTTACGAGTTCCTGGAAGGGGATTCCGGCGAAGGCGTTCCCAGGGGCCTGTTGAAAGCTCAAGTCGCCGTCGTCTTCAACACGTCAAACACCACGCCGGAGAGGGAAAGACAGGTCTTTGGCGACCCCCTTGAGACCATCTGGCGAAACTGCGTCTTCGGCCTGTGCGGGGTCGGCGAATTTCACCGCCGTACGTTCGGCATGGTCGTGACCAGCACGGAGAGCGAGCGGAAAGCATGGCTTGAAGAGGCAAGATCATTGCTCGACGGGATATTTCCGAAAACAGCAAGTTCAGATTTGCCTGCTCGGCAATAG
- a CDS encoding YbaK/EbsC family protein: protein MKPLTPKDVQAALDALGLNIRVQRFNASTATSQQAADAVGTELGSIVKSLCFFIGEEPVIVLGSGDQRMDERKIAALRGVSRKRVRMATAAQSVEVSGYAPGGVPPLGHRNRLPIYIDDMLTRYETVYAAAGAPDAIFPITFKTLVEATGGAVADIAKKD, encoded by the coding sequence GTGAAGCCTCTGACTCCCAAAGATGTCCAGGCGGCGCTGGACGCCCTCGGATTGAACATCCGCGTACAACGCTTCAACGCCTCCACCGCCACGTCGCAGCAAGCCGCTGACGCCGTCGGCACTGAGCTTGGCAGTATCGTCAAGAGCCTCTGCTTCTTCATCGGCGAGGAGCCGGTCATCGTGCTCGGTTCCGGGGACCAGCGCATGGACGAGCGCAAGATTGCCGCGCTTCGAGGCGTGAGCCGCAAGAGGGTCAGAATGGCCACTGCGGCGCAGTCGGTGGAAGTGAGCGGCTACGCGCCCGGCGGTGTGCCGCCGTTGGGCCATCGGAACCGGCTGCCGATTTACATTGACGACATGCTGACGCGCTACGAAACCGTGTACGCGGCCGCGGGCGCGCCTGACGCCATCTTCCCGATCACGTTCAAGACGCTGGTGGAGGCGACCGGCGGCGCGGTGGCGGACATTGCGAAGAAAGACTGA
- a CDS encoding type II toxin-antitoxin system VapC family toxin has product MNALLDTGPWVALIDASETSHGACVEWFGSFSGKLYSTEPVLTEVLYLLNFSLKAQQAALDYVLRGIVTLVPTDIQSLESAKTLMGKYADLPMDFADASLVVLASESRILNVVTLDERDFKVYRTQDKKAFAIFP; this is encoded by the coding sequence GTGAATGCATTGTTGGATACCGGACCCTGGGTTGCGCTGATCGACGCAAGTGAAACCTCTCATGGGGCGTGCGTTGAGTGGTTTGGTTCGTTTTCCGGCAAGCTTTACTCGACGGAGCCCGTGCTGACGGAAGTCCTGTATCTTCTGAACTTTTCCCTGAAAGCTCAGCAAGCTGCCCTGGATTATGTCCTTCGAGGCATTGTCACGCTCGTTCCAACTGATATTCAGTCACTGGAATCCGCCAAGACGCTCATGGGCAAATATGCCGACCTGCCCATGGATTTCGCTGATGCCAGCCTCGTTGTTCTGGCCTCGGAATCTCGGATATTGAATGTCGTGACCCTGGATGAGCGGGATTTCAAAGTGTATCGGACTCAGGACAAAAAGGCTTTTGCCATTTTTCCATGA
- a CDS encoding AMP-binding protein: MDKPILREITLGRLLDEAVRDYPDNDAVVYVDRNFRLTYQEFGEVVDQLARGLMHLGVQKGEKVAIWATNVPYWVALQFATAKIGAVLLTVNTNYKSSELAYLLEQSEAENIFLIDGFRDTDYVATVNELVPELRVDPRGHLRSKRFPHLKRVFFLGPEKHRGMYSIPELLALGHMVSQADYLARQTTLDPHDVVNMQYTSGTTGFPKGVMLTHYNIANNGFWIGENQLFTHKDRICLPVPLFHCFGCVLGVLAAISHGSTLVILEGFNPVHVMASVEQERCTALYGVPTMFIAVLEHRLFPKFDFSSLRTGIMAGSPCPVRVMRQVMDKMYMRDITICYGLTETSPVMTQTRVDDDVNRRVASVGRAMPAIEVRVVDPETNQPVPPGVQGEVCCRGYNVMKGYYNMPEATAQTIDADGWLHSGDLGVMDDDGYLAITGRIKDMIIRGGENVYPREIEEFLYTMEGISDVQVVGVPSRKYGEEVGAFIIPKPGVTLTPEEVKDFCRGKIARYKTPKYIAFVESYPMTASGKIQKYKLRETAGKLFPEAMR, translated from the coding sequence GTGGACAAGCCAATCCTTCGAGAAATCACCCTGGGCCGGCTTCTGGACGAGGCCGTCAGGGATTATCCGGACAATGACGCCGTGGTCTACGTGGACCGCAACTTCCGCCTCACCTATCAGGAGTTCGGGGAGGTGGTGGATCAACTGGCCAGGGGCCTGATGCACCTGGGGGTGCAAAAAGGGGAGAAAGTGGCGATCTGGGCCACCAACGTGCCCTACTGGGTGGCGCTGCAGTTCGCCACGGCCAAAATCGGCGCGGTGCTTCTGACCGTGAACACCAACTACAAATCCAGCGAACTGGCCTACCTTCTGGAGCAGTCCGAGGCGGAAAACATCTTTCTGATCGACGGGTTCCGGGACACGGACTACGTGGCCACGGTCAACGAGCTGGTCCCCGAATTGCGCGTCGACCCTCGCGGCCATCTGCGCAGCAAGCGGTTTCCGCATCTGAAGCGTGTTTTTTTTCTGGGGCCGGAAAAGCACCGGGGCATGTACTCCATTCCCGAACTGCTGGCCCTGGGGCACATGGTCTCCCAGGCCGACTACCTGGCCCGCCAGACCACGCTGGATCCCCACGACGTGGTGAACATGCAGTACACATCCGGGACCACCGGCTTTCCCAAGGGGGTGATGCTCACCCACTACAACATCGCCAACAACGGCTTCTGGATCGGCGAAAACCAGCTCTTCACCCACAAGGACCGAATCTGCCTGCCGGTGCCGCTGTTTCACTGCTTCGGCTGCGTGCTGGGCGTGCTGGCCGCGATCAGCCACGGCAGCACCCTGGTGATCCTGGAAGGATTCAACCCGGTGCATGTGATGGCCTCGGTGGAGCAGGAGCGCTGCACGGCCCTCTACGGCGTGCCGACCATGTTCATCGCCGTGCTGGAACACCGCCTGTTTCCCAAGTTCGACTTCAGCTCCCTGCGCACCGGAATCATGGCCGGATCGCCCTGCCCGGTGCGGGTGATGCGCCAGGTCATGGACAAGATGTACATGCGCGACATCACCATCTGCTACGGCTTGACCGAGACCTCGCCGGTGATGACCCAGACCCGGGTGGACGACGACGTCAACCGCCGGGTGGCCAGCGTGGGACGGGCCATGCCGGCCATCGAGGTCCGGGTGGTGGACCCGGAAACCAACCAGCCCGTGCCGCCGGGCGTCCAGGGCGAGGTCTGCTGCCGGGGCTACAACGTGATGAAGGGCTACTACAACATGCCCGAGGCCACGGCCCAGACCATCGACGCGGACGGCTGGCTCCATTCCGGAGATCTGGGCGTGATGGACGACGACGGCTACCTGGCCATCACCGGACGGATCAAGGACATGATCATCCGGGGCGGGGAGAACGTTTATCCCCGGGAGATCGAGGAGTTCCTGTACACCATGGAGGGCATATCCGACGTCCAGGTCGTGGGCGTGCCCAGCCGCAAGTACGGTGAGGAAGTGGGGGCGTTCATCATTCCCAAGCCCGGCGTGACGCTCACTCCGGAAGAGGTCAAGGACTTTTGTCGAGGCAAGATCGCTCGTTACAAAACGCCGAAATACATCGCCTTCGTGGAGTCCTACCCCATGACCGCCAGCGGCAAGATCCAGAAATACAAGCTGCGCGAAACCGCGGGCAAGCTGTTTCCCGAGGCCATGCGCTGA
- a CDS encoding ABC transporter permease: MTDIARNILGKADEENPVETETPLSTTLGLALREIRNRPKGFGIFLLCLVLGVGAVAGIGTLSAALDAGIRNNTRAILGGDLELRQAHAPIPDIAVEAFRAFGATSRVASLRAMARGPGGASTLTELKAVDEGYPLYGQARLRSGADLQAVLATREHEPEAEPMAVAEAGLLARIGAGVGDLIVVGDAAFRVVDVLEREPDKAAGFFGLGPRLMISLDDLEATGLVQPGSLIRYAVRLALPPEGDRTAAARTVRGELETAFPEASWQIREHGSAARGLTRAIENLSKYLNLVGLAALLIGGLGVAGSVQAYFEGRRTTLATMRCLGATSRTLFIFCLTQVLVMALLGGLAGLVLGVGLANLGAAALARGLGLQAVLGLYPKVLATALILGLCTTLAFVLRPLYLALRFRPAELFRGYVQPVPRPLRFRERAMIGVTWLVLAGLMAAAVDDGRTVLAFFSAALVSVVLFYGAARLAGWGAAKISGHWARHSPRWAGPLVRQAVANLHRPGAMTASVIFSLGLGLTMLVTVALVDGSFQDRLLRQLPRNAPDFFFVDIPRNRVEALRETARSWPELLEWKDQPSIRGRITAIGGLTPEEALRDPAVEWAIRGERGVSFAARPMEDVRIVGGAWWPEDYRGPARVCMDEGIARGLSAGLGDTLMMNILGREIQAEITCLREVDWESLALNHSIIFSPGILDGAPYTHIATVSLAPETPEERRAALLTALSEDFSRVVAVDVRDVLEDVARVTDQVGLGVRAIAAMTLLAGVVVLAGVVRAGLDRRRYEAAIFKVCGATRRDVVTTLGLEFLLLGGVAASLAAGLGTGLAWWFVRRVLDDPWTFLPGTLLTVLALGLLVVLGCGLAGMRSVLSARPWVLLRNE; this comes from the coding sequence ATGACCGACATTGCTCGAAACATCCTTGGCAAGGCGGATGAAGAGAATCCCGTGGAAACGGAGACTCCGCTGAGCACCACCTTGGGCCTGGCCTTACGGGAGATCCGCAACCGGCCCAAGGGGTTCGGGATCTTTCTGCTCTGTCTGGTCCTCGGCGTAGGGGCCGTGGCCGGGATCGGGACCTTGTCCGCGGCCCTGGACGCCGGGATCCGGAACAATACCCGGGCCATTCTCGGCGGGGACCTGGAACTGCGCCAGGCCCATGCGCCCATTCCGGACATTGCCGTGGAAGCGTTCCGGGCATTCGGGGCAACGTCCCGGGTCGCCTCCCTCCGGGCCATGGCTCGTGGACCGGGCGGGGCCTCGACCCTGACCGAACTCAAGGCCGTGGATGAGGGCTATCCATTGTACGGCCAAGCCCGGCTCCGTTCCGGGGCAGACCTCCAGGCCGTGTTGGCCACAAGGGAACACGAACCGGAAGCCGAGCCCATGGCCGTGGCCGAAGCCGGGCTGCTGGCGCGGATCGGGGCCGGGGTGGGAGACCTGATAGTCGTTGGGGATGCGGCCTTCCGGGTGGTGGACGTGCTGGAGCGGGAACCGGACAAGGCCGCGGGATTCTTCGGCCTGGGGCCCCGGTTGATGATTTCCCTGGACGACCTGGAGGCCACCGGACTGGTCCAGCCCGGCAGCCTGATCCGGTACGCGGTGCGCCTGGCCTTGCCGCCTGAAGGCGACCGGACCGCAGCCGCGCGGACCGTGCGCGGCGAGCTGGAGACCGCTTTTCCCGAAGCCTCCTGGCAGATCCGGGAGCACGGCTCCGCGGCCAGAGGGCTGACCCGGGCCATTGAAAATCTGTCCAAATACCTCAATCTCGTGGGCCTGGCCGCCCTGCTCATCGGCGGGTTGGGGGTGGCTGGAAGCGTTCAGGCCTATTTCGAGGGCCGTCGAACGACCCTGGCAACCATGCGTTGCCTGGGAGCCACCTCCCGGACCCTCTTCATCTTCTGCCTGACCCAGGTCCTGGTGATGGCCCTGCTCGGCGGCCTCGCGGGGCTGGTCCTGGGCGTCGGGCTGGCCAACCTCGGGGCTGCGGCCCTGGCCCGGGGTCTTGGCCTGCAAGCGGTTTTGGGCCTGTACCCTAAAGTGCTGGCCACGGCCCTGATCCTGGGGCTGTGTACCACCCTGGCCTTCGTGCTCCGGCCTCTGTATCTCGCCCTGCGGTTTCGCCCGGCGGAGCTGTTCCGTGGATATGTCCAACCCGTTCCGCGGCCCTTGCGCTTCCGGGAACGGGCCATGATCGGCGTGACATGGCTGGTTTTGGCCGGGTTGATGGCCGCGGCCGTGGACGACGGCCGGACCGTGCTCGCTTTTTTCAGCGCCGCCCTGGTCAGCGTGGTGCTGTTTTACGGGGCTGCCCGGCTCGCCGGATGGGGAGCTGCCAAGATCAGTGGTCATTGGGCCAGGCACAGTCCCCGTTGGGCGGGCCCTCTGGTGCGCCAGGCCGTGGCCAACCTGCACCGACCCGGAGCCATGACCGCCAGCGTGATCTTTTCCCTGGGCCTGGGGCTGACCATGCTGGTGACCGTGGCCCTGGTGGACGGCTCTTTTCAGGATCGGCTCCTCCGTCAACTGCCCCGGAACGCGCCGGACTTCTTTTTCGTGGACATTCCCCGGAATCGGGTCGAGGCGTTGCGTGAGACGGCGCGGTCCTGGCCGGAGCTGCTGGAATGGAAGGATCAACCATCCATTCGCGGTCGAATCACGGCCATCGGCGGCCTGACCCCGGAAGAGGCCCTGCGGGACCCTGCCGTGGAATGGGCCATTCGCGGCGAACGCGGGGTGAGCTTTGCCGCCCGGCCCATGGAAGACGTCCGGATCGTAGGCGGGGCCTGGTGGCCGGAGGACTATCGCGGCCCGGCTCGGGTCTGCATGGACGAGGGCATTGCCCGCGGCCTGAGCGCCGGACTGGGCGACACCCTGATGATGAACATTCTGGGCCGGGAAATCCAGGCCGAGATTACCTGTTTGCGGGAGGTGGACTGGGAATCCTTGGCCCTGAATCACTCGATCATCTTTTCCCCCGGCATCCTGGACGGCGCGCCGTACACGCATATCGCCACCGTCTCCCTGGCGCCGGAAACGCCGGAGGAGCGGCGGGCGGCCCTGCTGACCGCCCTGTCCGAGGATTTCAGCCGAGTGGTGGCCGTGGATGTCCGGGACGTCCTGGAAGACGTGGCCAGGGTCACGGACCAGGTCGGCCTGGGCGTGCGGGCCATCGCGGCCATGACCCTGCTGGCCGGGGTCGTGGTGCTGGCCGGAGTGGTCCGGGCCGGGCTGGATCGGCGGCGCTACGAAGCCGCGATCTTCAAGGTCTGCGGGGCCACCCGCCGGGACGTGGTCACCACCCTGGGGCTGGAGTTCCTGCTCCTGGGCGGCGTGGCCGCCTCCCTGGCCGCCGGACTGGGCACGGGCCTTGCCTGGTGGTTCGTGCGCCGCGTCCTGGACGACCCCTGGACGTTTCTCCCCGGCACCCTGCTGACGGTGCTGGCCCTGGGATTATTGGTGGTTCTGGGCTGCGGCCTGGCCGGAATGCGCTCGGTCCTGTCCGCCCGGCCCTGGGTCTTGCTGCGGAATGAATGA
- a CDS encoding glycosyltransferase: MRILSVGGTDFVPAWRNMGHHVLTMGKGAGHDVTLEHLIGPRELWEILSARDFRPELTVWVDRCRPLEVFGLERLPGVVVGYSIDQYCNPWHVPYSWAFDLFLVAQKDYLKLFWDPRAWRECRWFPLYCRLDVDRDPGVERDIPVSFVGTLNPPLNPNRGPFLRRFRQTCPTIVQQGAYAPIFGRSRIVINQSVVGELNFRLFQAAACGAAVLTEDVENGLRDAFVPGEEILIYPSNDASAAACIAHEALADPERLGEIARRGKRRVQRDHSATIRAREIIQLVEELLASGAGTRRKNGMRLVREHLLKTYASLATDKALPLPLEHRHFYAEMARDACLETFG; this comes from the coding sequence ATGCGCATTCTGAGTGTTGGCGGAACGGACTTCGTCCCGGCCTGGAGGAACATGGGGCACCACGTTCTGACCATGGGCAAGGGGGCGGGGCATGACGTAACCCTGGAGCATCTCATCGGTCCGCGTGAACTGTGGGAGATTCTTTCGGCCCGGGATTTCCGGCCGGAGCTGACCGTCTGGGTGGACCGCTGTCGACCGCTGGAGGTCTTTGGCCTGGAACGACTGCCGGGGGTGGTGGTGGGGTATTCCATCGACCAGTACTGCAACCCCTGGCATGTGCCGTACAGCTGGGCCTTCGACCTGTTCCTGGTGGCCCAGAAGGATTATCTGAAGCTGTTTTGGGACCCTCGGGCCTGGCGGGAATGCCGTTGGTTTCCGCTCTACTGTCGTTTGGACGTGGACCGGGATCCCGGCGTGGAGCGGGACATTCCGGTCAGTTTCGTGGGGACGCTGAATCCACCGCTGAATCCAAATCGAGGGCCGTTTCTGCGCCGGTTCCGTCAGACTTGCCCGACCATTGTCCAGCAGGGCGCGTACGCCCCGATCTTCGGGCGCAGTCGGATCGTGATCAACCAGAGCGTGGTGGGGGAGTTGAATTTTCGCCTGTTCCAGGCCGCGGCCTGCGGCGCGGCGGTGCTCACCGAGGACGTGGAAAACGGCCTGCGCGATGCGTTTGTCCCTGGTGAGGAAATCCTGATCTATCCCAGCAACGATGCCTCAGCCGCGGCCTGCATCGCTCACGAGGCCCTGGCCGATCCGGAACGGCTGGGAGAAATCGCCCGGCGCGGCAAGCGTCGGGTGCAGCGGGATCACAGCGCCACGATCCGGGCCCGGGAAATTATCCAGCTGGTCGAGGAACTCCTGGCTTCCGGAGCCGGAACCCGACGCAAAAACGGCATGAGGCTGGTCCGCGAACATCTGCTCAAGACCTACGCCTCCCTGGCCACGGACAAGGCCTTGCCCCTGCCCCTGGAACATCGTCATTTTTATGCCGAAATGGCTCGGGACGCCTGCCTGGAGACGTTCGGATAA
- a CDS encoding type II toxin-antitoxin system PemK/MazF family toxin — protein sequence MVAPSVGDVVLVKFPFSDLSASKLRPAVILAAVDKNDWILCQVTSNPYSDGRAVEIAESDFDSGSLSRTSFARPGKLFSANTSIMQRVIGSLASWKRKVIVDAVVAILCPKK from the coding sequence ATGGTCGCACCTTCAGTAGGAGATGTCGTCCTTGTCAAATTCCCCTTCTCCGATTTGTCCGCCAGCAAGTTGCGCCCCGCGGTCATCCTTGCCGCGGTTGACAAGAACGACTGGATTCTCTGCCAGGTCACCAGTAATCCCTATTCTGACGGAAGAGCCGTTGAGATCGCCGAGTCGGATTTCGATTCCGGCAGCTTGTCGCGAACAAGCTTCGCCCGACCCGGCAAGCTGTTCTCTGCCAACACGTCCATTATGCAACGTGTCATTGGCAGTCTGGCATCCTGGAAGCGGAAGGTCATCGTGGATGCAGTGGTGGCCATTCTTTGTCCGAAAAAGTAG
- a CDS encoding 3D domain-containing protein — protein sequence MRFSLPIIVVLALTNIYLLAQSGAPVRDMEPVSGEERLVSAEHQLELLKAQDKITILKLMLDRYREANTHRLRLTAYTARPEETNEDVDNTAIMQTPRPGWTVAVSHDLRGWLGKRVYVEGFGVRFVGDLMNPRFTKSIDVLVADVDEALAIGVIQDVFVTLIEPLLPEHYDGDFDITAVFNWNRE from the coding sequence ATGCGTTTCTCCCTTCCGATCATTGTCGTCCTTGCCCTGACGAACATCTACCTTCTGGCTCAGTCAGGCGCGCCCGTGCGGGATATGGAGCCGGTTTCGGGCGAGGAACGCTTGGTGAGCGCCGAGCATCAGCTGGAACTGCTCAAGGCCCAGGACAAGATCACGATTCTCAAGCTGATGCTGGACCGCTACCGCGAGGCCAATACCCACCGGCTGCGCCTGACCGCCTACACGGCCAGACCGGAGGAAACCAACGAAGATGTGGACAACACCGCGATCATGCAAACCCCGCGACCCGGGTGGACGGTGGCGGTCTCCCACGACCTGCGGGGCTGGCTGGGCAAACGGGTCTACGTGGAGGGCTTCGGAGTACGGTTTGTCGGGGACCTGATGAATCCCAGATTCACCAAATCCATCGACGTCCTGGTGGCGGACGTGGACGAGGCCCTGGCCATCGGCGTGATCCAGGACGTCTTCGTGACCCTGATCGAGCCTCTTCTTCCGGAGCACTACGACGGCGACTTCGATATCACGGCCGTGTTCAACTGGAATCGGGAATAA
- a CDS encoding ABC transporter ATP-binding protein: MRTENEGSHVEDHPVIGLRDVRLNLDAGGSTVKILRGVNLRVASGETVAVTGPSGSGKTSLLMVMAGLEAASSGEIHILGRDVTRMDEDALARLRRGRIGIVFQGFHLVPTMTALENVRLPLELAGTSDARRKAGESLERVGLGERLRHYPAQLSGGEQQRVALARAFADAPRIVLADEPTGNLDAATGSEVMRRMFALQHEHGAALVLVTHDAALAGQCKRRLVMRDGRLEPGADGGP; the protein is encoded by the coding sequence ATGCGGACGGAAAACGAGGGAAGTCATGTTGAGGATCATCCGGTGATCGGGTTGCGCGACGTGCGGCTGAACCTAGACGCGGGCGGGAGCACGGTCAAGATTCTGCGCGGCGTGAACCTTCGCGTGGCCTCCGGTGAAACCGTGGCCGTGACCGGCCCGTCCGGTTCCGGCAAGACCTCGCTGCTGATGGTCATGGCCGGTCTGGAAGCGGCCAGCTCCGGTGAAATCCACATTCTGGGCCGGGACGTGACCCGCATGGATGAGGACGCCCTAGCCCGGTTGCGTCGCGGGCGGATCGGCATCGTGTTTCAGGGGTTTCATCTCGTGCCCACCATGACCGCGCTGGAAAACGTCCGGCTGCCCCTGGAGCTGGCCGGAACGTCGGATGCGCGGCGCAAGGCCGGGGAGTCCCTGGAGCGGGTCGGCCTGGGTGAACGGTTGCGGCATTATCCGGCCCAACTGTCCGGCGGGGAACAGCAGCGGGTGGCCCTGGCCCGGGCCTTTGCCGACGCTCCCCGGATCGTGCTGGCCGACGAGCCCACCGGAAACCTGGACGCGGCCACCGGGTCCGAGGTGATGCGCCGGATGTTCGCCTTGCAACACGAGCACGGCGCGGCCCTGGTGCTGGTGACCCACGACGCCGCGCTGGCCGGGCAATGCAAACGGCGTCTGGTGATGCGGGACGGTCGCCTGGAGCCCGGCGCGGACGGCGGACCATGA
- a CDS encoding arylesterase: MTSLVFRPHHILAFLVVFMTFATSHTLSAPSTGHAAPGNEAVLLAFGDSLTAGFGLAEQDAFPAVLEARLRGQGYPVRVVNAGASGDTTADGLDRLEWVLAGLSADRQILAILELGANDALRGVNPDITRRNLSSILKIFQERGIPVFLAGMLSPLNLGRDFTARFNAIFPDLAETFDLPLYPFFLEGVVGNPALNLDDGIHPNEQGIIVIAENILPLIADFLRTHDVEPVP, from the coding sequence ATGACTTCCCTCGTTTTCCGTCCGCATCACATTCTCGCCTTCCTGGTGGTGTTCATGACCTTCGCAACATCGCATACGCTTTCCGCTCCATCCACCGGCCACGCCGCTCCCGGCAACGAGGCCGTGCTCCTGGCCTTCGGCGACAGTCTTACCGCCGGATTCGGGCTGGCCGAGCAGGACGCCTTCCCCGCCGTGCTCGAAGCCCGCCTGCGCGGGCAAGGCTATCCCGTCCGGGTGGTCAACGCCGGGGCTTCCGGGGATACCACGGCCGACGGCTTGGATCGGCTGGAATGGGTGCTGGCCGGGTTATCGGCGGATCGCCAAATTTTGGCAATTCTTGAATTAGGCGCCAACGACGCCCTGCGCGGCGTAAACCCGGACATCACCCGCCGCAATCTTTCCTCCATCCTGAAAATTTTCCAGGAACGCGGCATCCCGGTCTTCCTGGCCGGCATGCTCTCGCCCCTGAACCTGGGCCGGGACTTCACCGCGCGGTTCAATGCCATCTTTCCAGACCTGGCCGAAACATTCGACCTGCCCCTCTACCCCTTCTTCCTGGAAGGCGTCGTCGGCAACCCGGCCCTGAACCTCGACGACGGCATCCATCCCAACGAGCAGGGCATCATCGTCATCGCGGAGAACATCCTGCCCCTGATCGCCGACTTCCTGCGGACCCACGATGTTGAGCCCGTTCCATAG